In Neorhizobium galegae, the following proteins share a genomic window:
- a CDS encoding NlpC/P60 family protein translates to MTELLDRRLHAFRPDLADETLKGSVEAGQFVRGEPARIAVPVAQLRQAPDLACGIDTELLWGETVRVFDRADGFAWVQADQDGYVGYLPEAMLGSLDEPTHRIAVPRTFLYPKPELRKPPIGALSMGSRVTVAGEAETRGTRYFVLASGEAVIARHCLPIAETLGDDYVAIAEKFIETPYLWGGRSGFGLDCSSLVQLALMMTGQFAPRDSDMQASIGKEITRGELRRGDLVLWKGHVGIMENVETLLHANGHTMSVARENFEAAVQRIGWLYQQPTGYRRLDNRR, encoded by the coding sequence ATGACCGAGCTGCTCGACAGACGCCTGCACGCCTTCCGCCCCGACCTCGCAGACGAGACGCTGAAGGGCAGCGTCGAGGCAGGCCAGTTCGTCCGCGGCGAACCGGCACGCATCGCCGTGCCGGTGGCCCAGCTCCGCCAGGCACCGGACCTTGCCTGCGGCATCGATACCGAACTTTTGTGGGGCGAAACCGTCCGCGTCTTCGACCGCGCCGATGGTTTTGCCTGGGTGCAGGCCGATCAGGACGGTTATGTCGGCTACCTGCCGGAGGCGATGCTCGGAAGCCTGGATGAACCCACCCACCGCATCGCCGTGCCCCGCACCTTCCTGTATCCGAAACCGGAGCTCCGCAAGCCGCCGATCGGCGCCCTGTCCATGGGCAGCCGCGTCACCGTCGCCGGCGAGGCGGAAACCCGTGGTACCCGTTATTTCGTCCTGGCGAGCGGCGAGGCGGTGATCGCCCGCCATTGCCTCCCCATCGCCGAAACCTTGGGTGACGATTACGTCGCCATCGCCGAAAAATTCATCGAGACGCCCTATCTCTGGGGTGGCCGTTCCGGTTTCGGTCTTGATTGCTCGTCGCTCGTGCAACTCGCCCTGATGATGACCGGCCAATTTGCCCCGCGCGACTCCGATATGCAGGCCTCGATCGGCAAAGAGATCACCCGCGGGGAACTTCGCCGCGGCGACCTCGTTCTATGGAAGGGTCATGTCGGCATCATGGAGAATGTCGAGACGCTTCTCCACGCCAACGGCCACACGATGAGCGTCGCCCGCGAGAATTTCGAGGCGGCCGTTCAGCGGATCGGCTGGCTCTA
- a CDS encoding MarR family transcriptional regulator: MPVELTATEALGLWHRVSLEQVRHDGRDLTLRQMSILLHIYLVPPPHTVRGLAATLGVTKPVITRALDTMGEMGLVDRQRDERDRRNVVIKRTVAGALYLEKLGDLIIREGRQ, from the coding sequence ATGCCGGTTGAACTGACCGCCACGGAAGCGCTGGGCCTCTGGCACCGGGTATCGCTGGAGCAGGTGCGCCACGACGGCCGCGATCTGACATTGCGCCAGATGTCCATTCTGCTGCATATTTACCTCGTGCCGCCGCCGCACACGGTGCGCGGGCTGGCGGCGACGCTTGGCGTCACCAAGCCGGTCATCACCCGCGCGCTCGACACGATGGGCGAGATGGGACTGGTGGACCGCCAGCGCGACGAGCGGGACCGCCGCAACGTGGTGATCAAGCGCACGGTGGCGGGTGCGCTCTATCTGGAAAAGCTGGGCGACCTGATCATCCGGGAAGGCCGCCAGTGA